One window from the genome of Pirellulales bacterium encodes:
- a CDS encoding RHS repeat-associated core domain-containing protein, with protein MSGGTTAISTINPLNDQVDNQTVSVTQGGTTYTDRLDYTYNGSGQLQTITSKRTTSSTSINLRKLVYDYYTGSNVHGSAGDLRSITVQLPQSGGGWADEETSYYRYYKSGAILGFEHGLKLRVGPEALRRLILEHGSDLDAISDSTVKKYADSYYEYDSNHRATKVITNGGLLTSTFAYTVSTHADGYNNWKLKTVMTRPDTKTETTYSNFLSQIMLHDLADGSNHWYSYHQYNSRGFETLHAMPSAVVGYNDTSANLAVTLQTTSGLTMVTDYYDSTTATESTPGGVKDQVSIRKLRKGSGGTAVDAKQSETQYYLRRPVVGGISRGTVYPPANQTVYKSDNGTGGITTAWSYTWHSDSTQMKQRVTTLPIVSTGQNGSNSANVRRELFNEYGDLTATQDERGYINSYEYFLPTHSRIKQILDDNAPAGSGWTANGGTRLQLTSDYEIDDLGRTTQSLGPSHAIDISGTNTTIRTANWTVYKDAEDEVWSSQGYATGSSPSYTYTLVNPVSLSRRDKAGRVTDSITATRASTSGKLSQSDSFPQSTWVRWSTSEFNNQFQLSNTREYHLIPASGSGSSGTNYYQTTYGYDSMNRQNKLVNGMGTITRTVYNVRSLIVSTYVGTNDTGATENDPDGSGSPNNMLLVGSNVYDGGAAKLDGNLTQTTQLVDATSGNNRVTNFQYDWRNRQEVIDGEIDFYVIRTYDNLNRVTRVDRKNTTSGGNLIARNDTAFDDLGRVYQQITYAVDPSNGSVGNALTDNTWYDPAGNVLKHKPAGSSAWTKYVYDPVGRNMESYTGYSTTTENYSEAGTISTSIVFEQTTTTYDAASNAIQTTTAQRFHDAPATGTGSEGVLNGPSGSNPKSRNTYVAIYPDTIGRTGHTANYGTNNNTSFTRAATVPARSDTILVSSTEFNSRGEVLLITDSTGQGTRYEYDHLGRRTKQLYNYVNGGSDPDENLTTEWTYTAHSQIATLKAVNAVTGNQTTSYTYGVTTGGGSAFNSNDPLRVETYPDSETVTRQYNRAGQVTKLTDQKGIVHELDYDKLGRSTADRVTNLPSGTDGAVLRIGTTYEVRGLPEKVTQYSAASGGSVVNELQRTYNNFQQLTIEYQAHGGAVNTGTTPKVQYAYADGSANTVRPTELTYPDNTGGTRKVTYGYGSGGSVSDKLSRIGSLLFDGTTVASYTYYGLGTAVKVLYDDVTVAWDLITGSGANPYAGLDRFGRVIDNLWRYNDSSQDIDRIKYDYDRASNRIWRENPVAKAQTTPQYYDELYTYDGAYRLLSMQRGQLAGSPPSSITNKRFAQAWPLLDPSGNWSEYTEDTNGNGTNDLDQDRTANAVNEITAITNTIGAAWKQPGYDAAGNMTSLPQPLAPTAGYLATYDAWQRLVKLRTDVTTPVTVAEYAYDGITRRTVKKPYASGALSETRHYYYTAAWQVLEERIDAATTYARQYVWGLRYIDDCVLRDLDSSGDKTRVYVLQDANWNVTAITLGTPVFERYAYSPYGQPSFLYPDFTPKAAPGELEWDVLYAGYKWDAESGLFQVRFRYLHPTLGGWVTRDPLGYEGGRNLYNYAGNSPLNSTDKYGLFYFPPSLGVPRPSRLLCWPVYNREITDAIIRNTNGLRSYADRRMSTIVKGEGGFNWPGCSYLNPFRPDIAISNGGQLQVWEIKPIEGLADGYVQLLKYLTILNGCGVNAVPGTCGGGTYGYTRVAVGTWCESTLMWGCLGGVVFYEVIAKVDLAVAALAAGAAAVALGALLLAPLLAPGALPIALAPAVLLAGGVGPAGQSGPAAPANPARSPSGPAPNDNGNNDGYSNGGNGNGDPPPIHPSIHDYENRPLDVEDYNRRLKIYIQELQEWNKRNPNDAIEVPDYKSRCLTTQQE; from the coding sequence GTGAGTGGTGGCACCACCGCCATTTCGACAATTAACCCGCTGAACGACCAAGTGGATAATCAAACCGTTTCGGTGACTCAAGGAGGAACGACCTATACGGATCGACTCGACTATACCTATAACGGCTCAGGCCAGCTTCAAACAATCACATCCAAGCGTACCACATCCAGCACATCCATCAATCTGCGTAAGCTGGTTTATGATTACTACACTGGTAGTAATGTTCATGGTAGCGCGGGCGATTTACGGTCAATCACCGTACAATTGCCCCAATCAGGAGGGGGATGGGCTGATGAAGAAACAAGTTACTATCGCTATTACAAGTCAGGCGCCATTCTAGGTTTCGAGCATGGGCTGAAGCTGCGGGTGGGTCCAGAAGCTCTGCGCCGACTCATTCTTGAGCATGGTAGCGATCTTGACGCCATCAGTGATAGTACTGTCAAGAAATATGCCGATAGCTACTACGAATACGATTCGAATCACCGCGCAACAAAGGTTATAACGAACGGCGGTTTGCTCACCTCTACGTTTGCCTACACGGTCAGCACCCATGCCGACGGCTACAACAATTGGAAGCTCAAGACGGTTATGACCCGTCCAGACACCAAGACAGAGACAACCTATTCCAACTTTCTCAGCCAAATCATGCTGCATGATTTGGCGGATGGCTCCAACCATTGGTACAGCTACCATCAATACAACAGCCGCGGATTCGAGACCCTACATGCGATGCCATCCGCCGTGGTGGGTTACAATGATACGTCAGCCAATCTGGCAGTAACCCTCCAAACCACCAGCGGCCTAACGATGGTGACCGATTATTATGACAGCACAACCGCCACGGAAAGCACTCCAGGCGGCGTCAAAGACCAAGTTTCGATCCGCAAATTACGTAAAGGTTCGGGAGGAACCGCGGTAGATGCCAAGCAAAGCGAAACTCAGTACTATCTACGGCGACCCGTTGTGGGTGGTATTTCCCGTGGCACGGTCTATCCACCCGCCAACCAGACAGTTTATAAAAGCGACAATGGAACCGGAGGAATCACGACGGCGTGGTCCTATACCTGGCATAGCGACTCGACCCAGATGAAGCAACGGGTGACGACATTACCCATAGTTTCCACTGGGCAGAACGGGTCAAATTCAGCCAATGTGCGACGGGAATTATTCAACGAGTATGGCGATCTGACGGCGACCCAGGATGAACGCGGCTACATCAACTCATACGAGTATTTTCTACCGACGCATTCTAGAATTAAACAGATTCTTGACGATAATGCACCTGCAGGTTCGGGATGGACCGCCAATGGGGGAACCAGGTTGCAATTAACAAGCGATTATGAAATCGACGACTTGGGCCGTACCACTCAGTCGCTCGGCCCATCCCATGCCATCGATATTTCTGGTACAAACACAACGATCCGCACCGCGAATTGGACCGTCTACAAGGATGCCGAAGACGAAGTCTGGTCGAGCCAGGGTTACGCGACGGGAAGTTCGCCCAGCTATACCTACACCCTCGTCAATCCCGTCTCGCTCAGCCGCCGGGACAAGGCGGGGCGCGTCACCGATTCCATCACCGCGACTCGCGCTTCAACCAGCGGCAAGCTGAGCCAAAGCGACAGTTTCCCGCAATCAACGTGGGTGCGCTGGTCGACTTCAGAATTCAATAATCAATTTCAACTGTCGAACACACGCGAGTATCATCTAATTCCCGCCAGCGGTAGCGGGTCTTCGGGCACGAATTATTATCAAACGACATACGGCTATGATTCGATGAACCGCCAGAACAAGCTGGTCAACGGCATGGGCACAATCACCCGCACGGTATACAACGTACGAAGTCTAATCGTCTCCACCTACGTCGGCACTAATGACACGGGGGCGACCGAGAACGATCCGGACGGCAGCGGCAGCCCGAACAATATGCTGCTTGTCGGATCGAATGTCTATGACGGCGGCGCGGCGAAATTGGATGGCAATCTGACACAAACGACACAGCTGGTTGATGCAACCTCCGGCAATAACCGGGTGACAAATTTTCAGTATGACTGGCGGAACCGCCAGGAAGTGATCGATGGGGAAATCGATTTTTATGTGATTCGCACATATGATAATCTGAATAGGGTTACCCGAGTCGACCGAAAAAACACGACCAGCGGCGGCAACCTGATCGCCCGCAACGACACGGCCTTCGACGACCTGGGACGGGTCTACCAGCAAATTACTTACGCCGTTGACCCGAGCAACGGGAGCGTCGGCAACGCGCTGACCGACAACACCTGGTACGATCCGGCAGGGAACGTGCTCAAACACAAACCTGCGGGGAGCAGCGCGTGGACCAAGTACGTTTACGACCCGGTCGGCCGCAACATGGAAAGCTACACCGGCTATAGCACCACGACCGAGAATTACAGCGAGGCGGGAACCATCAGCACCAGCATCGTCTTCGAGCAGACAACCACCACGTACGACGCGGCGTCGAACGCGATCCAGACCACGACCGCCCAGAGGTTCCATGACGCGCCTGCAACCGGCACGGGGAGCGAAGGAGTTTTGAACGGTCCCAGTGGCAGCAATCCCAAGTCCCGAAATACGTATGTCGCCATCTACCCCGACACAATTGGCCGCACCGGGCACACCGCAAATTATGGCACAAACAACAATACGTCGTTCACACGAGCGGCCACGGTTCCCGCCCGGTCGGACACAATTTTGGTCAGTTCCACGGAATTTAATAGCCGCGGCGAGGTGTTGCTCATAACCGATTCAACGGGACAGGGAACCCGGTATGAATACGATCATTTGGGCCGTCGTACCAAGCAGCTTTACAATTATGTGAATGGGGGTTCCGACCCTGACGAGAACCTGACCACCGAATGGACCTACACGGCCCACAGTCAAATCGCCACGCTCAAGGCGGTAAACGCCGTCACGGGGAACCAAACAACCAGCTATACCTATGGCGTTACGACTGGCGGTGGCTCCGCCTTTAACAGTAATGATCCGCTGCGCGTGGAAACTTATCCCGATTCCGAGACGGTGACGCGGCAGTACAATCGAGCGGGACAAGTGACTAAGTTAACCGACCAAAAAGGGATTGTCCACGAGTTGGATTATGACAAGCTGGGACGTTCGACCGCCGACCGGGTGACGAATCTCCCTTCCGGGACGGACGGGGCGGTACTGCGGATCGGGACGACGTACGAGGTCCGCGGCTTGCCGGAAAAAGTGACGCAGTACAGCGCGGCCTCCGGGGGGAGCGTGGTCAACGAACTCCAGCGGACGTACAATAACTTCCAGCAACTCACCATCGAATACCAGGCGCATGGGGGAGCCGTGAACACAGGAACCACGCCCAAGGTCCAATACGCTTACGCGGATGGCTCGGCCAATACAGTCCGCCCGACGGAACTGACGTATCCCGACAACACGGGGGGAACCCGGAAGGTCACCTATGGTTACGGCAGCGGGGGGAGCGTCTCCGACAAGCTCAGCCGGATCGGCAGCCTATTGTTTGACGGGACGACGGTGGCCTCTTACACCTATTATGGACTGGGAACGGCGGTGAAGGTGTTGTACGACGATGTCACGGTCGCCTGGGACCTGATCACCGGCAGCGGTGCCAATCCCTACGCCGGTCTGGACCGCTTTGGCCGGGTGATCGACAATTTGTGGCGGTATAATGACTCATCGCAGGATATCGACCGGATCAAGTACGACTACGACCGGGCGAGCAACCGGATCTGGCGGGAAAATCCGGTGGCCAAGGCCCAAACGACGCCCCAGTATTACGACGAATTGTACACTTATGACGGGGCCTACCGCCTGTTGTCCATGCAGCGTGGGCAACTGGCGGGGAGTCCCCCCAGTTCGATCACCAACAAACGCTTCGCCCAGGCGTGGCCCTTGTTGGACCCAAGCGGCAATTGGTCGGAATATACCGAGGATACCAACGGCAATGGCACCAACGATTTGGACCAGGACCGGACCGCCAACGCCGTCAATGAGATCACGGCGATCACCAATACCATCGGGGCCGCCTGGAAGCAGCCGGGTTATGACGCGGCGGGGAACATGACCAGCTTGCCGCAACCACTGGCCCCGACGGCGGGCTACTTGGCGACGTACGACGCGTGGCAGCGGCTGGTCAAGCTGCGGACGGACGTAACCACGCCGGTGACGGTGGCCGAATACGCCTATGACGGGATCACGCGGCGGACGGTAAAAAAGCCCTATGCCAGCGGCGCGCTCAGCGAGACGCGGCACTATTATTACACCGCGGCGTGGCAGGTGCTGGAGGAGCGGATCGACGCGGCCACGACCTACGCCCGGCAGTACGTGTGGGGCTTGCGGTACATCGACGATTGCGTGCTCCGCGATCTGGACAGTTCCGGCGACAAAACCCGGGTGTACGTTCTGCAGGACGCTAACTGGAATGTCACCGCCATTACCCTGGGCACCCCGGTGTTTGAGCGGTATGCCTATTCCCCCTATGGCCAGCCGTCGTTTCTGTATCCGGACTTTACCCCCAAGGCCGCGCCGGGGGAATTGGAATGGGACGTCCTTTACGCGGGCTACAAATGGGACGCCGAAAGCGGACTCTTTCAGGTGCGATTCCGATATTTGCACCCCACGTTGGGGGGGTGGGTGACGAGGGATCCACTGGGGTATGAGGGGGGACGCAATCTCTACAATTACGCAGGCAACAGCCCACTCAACTCCACCGACAAGTATGGACTATTTTACTTTCCACCATCGCTAGGTGTACCCCGGCCATCCAGGCTACTTTGCTGGCCGGTATATAATCGGGAAATTACAGACGCCATCATTAGAAATACAAATGGCCTCAGATCCTATGCCGACCGACGGATGAGTACAATTGTAAAGGGTGAAGGAGGATTCAATTGGCCAGGTTGCTCTTACTTAAATCCCTTTCGACCGGACATTGCCATTTCAAATGGCGGGCAGTTGCAAGTTTGGGAGATTAAGCCTATTGAAGGTCTTGCGGATGGTTATGTTCAACTATTGAAATACTTAACAATTTTAAATGGGTGTGGTGTGAATGCCGTTCCGGGAACATGTGGCGGTGGAACTTATGGATACACTAGAGTAGCAGTTGGAACTTGGTGCGAGAGCACGTTAATGTGGGGTTGTTTGGGAGGAGTGGTTTTCTATGAGGTAATTGCTAAGGTTGATTTGGCGGTGGCCGCCTTAGCGGCGGGAGCGGCAGCGGTGGCGCTGGGGGCATTGTTGCTAGCGCCGTTACTGGCGCCGGGTGCGTTACCTATTGCATTGGCACCCGCCGTGCTTTTGGCCGGGGGTGTCGGCCCTGCCGGGCAAAGTGGCCCTGCGGCACCCGCAAATCCTGCCCGATCACCAAGCGGTCCGGCCCCCAATGATAACGGCAATAATGATGGTTACTCTAATGGAGGTAACGGAAATGGGGACCCTCCACCTATTCACCCATCGATTCACGATTATGAAAATCGTCCTTTAGATGTTGAAGACTATAACAGACGCTTAAAAATTTACATCCAAGAACTGCAAGAATGGAATAAGCGCAATCCCAATGATGCTATAGAGGTTCCGGATTACAAATCAAGGTGCCTTACAACTCAACAAGAATGA
- a CDS encoding protein kinase, with the protein MKSIDIKSSCFTDLQLQAFLRGELHEPQVAEIGDHLQQCPDCLEILNRLSAEEPSDSIVGWVEEYEGNLIQEPGYLRMRANLLNRMLPGSTELVEIPQQLDQYELLEPLGQGATGKVYKARHRHLGRLVAIKVLAPDRLLDEAMIANFYHEMAVVGRLQHSNVLHAVDARSSAGLHLLVMEYVPGLSLHEILQRLGKVPWSDSVDIVRQVALGLQYAWEQDLIHRDIKPSNLLLSENGIVKILDFGLAKFSAGTVTAADRWAIVGTSNYMSPEQWSGSQVHDIRSDLYSLGCTWYKLVTGQAPFAPFEGDLSVKKQAHLAATIPAARELIPEFPVELDAALQKLLAKSPADRFQTPQDLVDLLLPYRQSANLVKLLGRARVAVDDTSRIADGKEVTQKERLPGIPPSHGWRPRYWLVGIIAVALLLSGGWLIRVLISSPQIPGWKPFTLDANYATYSSDLSGKVEAIKNGNRTQLRMEGIEPTFLKVVQIPTNTLALRLEIGEPFRGRGGIFWGLHHEIQAIPANIPPGNSRNIISVQTLELTKNVDSNPAKTIYSLAHSQYSFNLNINNFRYIDHMLQRWDVEWDKQRATQRMEVEYTKAGMSVKWNDRSLPTELPTQVLPTLGALNQVGWAGMVLNNGLMTVNHFLQFRNN; encoded by the coding sequence ATGAAATCCATTGACATAAAATCGAGCTGTTTTACTGATCTGCAGTTGCAGGCATTTCTGCGAGGCGAACTTCATGAGCCGCAGGTAGCCGAGATTGGCGATCATTTACAACAGTGTCCCGACTGTCTGGAAATTCTCAATCGATTGTCTGCCGAAGAGCCGAGCGACTCGATTGTCGGTTGGGTGGAAGAATATGAAGGGAATCTGATTCAGGAACCTGGCTATTTGCGGATGCGGGCCAATCTGCTGAATAGAATGCTACCTGGTTCGACGGAGTTGGTCGAGATTCCACAGCAACTCGACCAATACGAATTGCTCGAACCGTTGGGACAGGGGGCAACGGGCAAGGTATATAAAGCCCGGCATCGCCACCTGGGAAGATTGGTCGCCATTAAAGTCCTCGCGCCGGATCGTCTGTTAGACGAAGCGATGATCGCTAACTTCTATCATGAAATGGCTGTCGTCGGACGACTGCAGCACAGTAATGTTTTGCATGCGGTCGATGCCCGTTCGTCTGCTGGATTGCACTTGTTGGTTATGGAGTATGTCCCAGGGCTGAGTCTGCACGAAATCTTGCAACGCTTGGGAAAAGTCCCCTGGAGTGATAGCGTGGACATTGTGCGGCAGGTGGCGCTAGGACTGCAATACGCCTGGGAACAAGATTTGATCCACCGCGACATCAAGCCATCCAACCTCTTATTGAGTGAAAACGGGATTGTAAAAATCCTCGATTTTGGCTTGGCGAAATTCAGCGCTGGCACAGTTACGGCAGCAGATCGGTGGGCCATTGTAGGTACGAGCAATTATATGTCTCCCGAACAATGGTCAGGCAGTCAAGTCCACGATATCCGATCCGATCTCTATTCGCTGGGTTGCACTTGGTACAAACTTGTGACTGGGCAAGCCCCCTTCGCGCCGTTTGAGGGAGATCTGTCGGTCAAAAAGCAGGCCCATCTGGCTGCCACGATCCCCGCTGCACGTGAGCTAATACCGGAATTTCCAGTGGAGTTAGATGCGGCCCTACAAAAGCTACTTGCTAAGTCTCCCGCAGACAGGTTTCAGACTCCACAGGATTTGGTGGATCTATTGCTGCCGTACCGCCAAAGCGCGAACCTGGTTAAGCTTTTGGGGCGTGCCCGTGTAGCAGTCGATGACACCTCGCGGATAGCCGATGGAAAGGAAGTAACGCAAAAGGAACGCTTACCAGGAATACCACCGAGTCATGGATGGCGACCACGATACTGGTTGGTAGGAATTATTGCGGTCGCGTTATTACTTAGCGGGGGATGGCTAATTCGCGTACTTATCAGCAGTCCTCAAATCCCTGGTTGGAAACCGTTCACGCTGGATGCCAACTACGCAACCTACTCATCCGATTTGTCGGGAAAAGTGGAAGCGATCAAGAATGGGAATCGTACGCAACTAAGAATGGAGGGGATCGAGCCGACTTTTTTGAAAGTTGTACAGATTCCGACTAACACTTTGGCGCTCCGGCTTGAGATAGGAGAGCCGTTTCGAGGGCGAGGTGGAATCTTTTGGGGTTTACATCACGAGATTCAAGCGATTCCAGCCAATATACCGCCCGGGAATTCTCGCAATATCATCTCTGTGCAAACGTTGGAGTTGACTAAAAACGTCGATTCCAACCCCGCGAAAACGATTTACAGTCTTGCGCATTCCCAATACTCCTTTAATCTAAACATAAACAATTTTCGGTATATTGACCACATGTTACAACGCTGGGACGTCGAGTGGGATAAACAACGCGCGACACAGCGGATGGAGGTTGAATACACAAAGGCAGGAATGTCAGTTAAATGGAATGACCGATCGTTGCCGACCGAGTTGCCGACACAAGTCCTGCCAACCTTGGGAGCTCTGAATCAGGTTGGCTGGGCTGGCATGGTACTCAATAATGGATTGATGACGGTGAATCATTTTTTGCAATTCAGAAATAACTAA
- a CDS encoding sigma-70 family RNA polymerase sigma factor produces the protein MKDEFVSNKEDSSDTASNLLRAAIANDQFAWVDLVHRYSRRIYLQCRDSGLQDADAAEVMQGVFITVAKSLSKLRRDRPGDTFRGWLRTVTQSRIHDWYRRKGKEARIEATGGTDHCLSLGQLPCGDATTCSAQIFGPPSLEAQAVAQVRESCKPEHWQIYMAYVSETSTPEELAERFQVSVGNVYIIKSRLTQKIRKAYTQLARTETAASVTEETR, from the coding sequence ATGAAAGACGAATTCGTTAGTAATAAGGAGGATTCTAGCGACACGGCTAGTAACTTGCTCCGGGCAGCTATTGCGAACGACCAGTTTGCCTGGGTCGACTTGGTGCACCGTTATTCACGACGGATTTACTTGCAATGCCGTGATTCTGGGTTGCAAGATGCAGATGCGGCGGAAGTGATGCAAGGAGTGTTTATAACGGTGGCAAAGTCGCTATCAAAGCTAAGGCGTGACCGGCCCGGCGACACATTCCGGGGCTGGTTAAGAACCGTCACGCAGAGCAGGATTCACGATTGGTATCGACGCAAAGGAAAGGAGGCCCGGATTGAAGCCACTGGAGGGACCGATCATTGCTTATCGCTAGGACAACTTCCTTGCGGAGATGCGACTACCTGCTCCGCGCAAATATTTGGCCCACCGAGTTTGGAAGCTCAAGCTGTCGCGCAAGTTCGAGAATCATGCAAGCCGGAACACTGGCAAATCTATATGGCTTATGTCAGCGAGACGAGCACGCCCGAAGAGTTGGCAGAACGATTTCAAGTAAGCGTGGGAAATGTTTATATCATCAAGAGTCGACTAACGCAAAAAATCCGCAAGGCATACACTCAACTCGCGCGGACGGAAACAGCTGCTTCCGTGACAGAGGAAACACGCTAA
- a CDS encoding NACHT domain-containing protein translates to MIPYPSSSVWYIRVSSKGESGQGSGVGIRLKRKLQPGTEETFILTCAHVIRRKGKNDQELGPRYENLWVYPAGYGYEEADGIPVEPVTSVIPLKTYSGNTFYNQPVEDIETADWALLAFTELNWSHSRTSHSLTRRWHLTNLELGDQCVISGYPEGEAGFAGHNNGNDNIVRPKPGYALQTIEKVVDNIITFDGTHSRSGMSGGGVFRKDGENYSLCGLHRARHDESLQLKAVSIQSILLRLNELGYEPVEVPAPKSEASWYWAIWQYLNNAPELFAKLQIAKGFVTPSAYVGRVVEDGVFRQKIIEWFTKILCVPVENHSTTLLLGGYGSGKSSVLHVLGRDMAQNALSDYPEKPIPIYCRLDACRGKTSLAEGVAAFLARYSVNISPASVSELFNDPDHQVVLLLDGLDEYCDRVDYQRVSQILAMLDEARGLSALQLVISCRDTFFPSADDIAIVHPDTIVKLAQFSDEQVSEYLQLWQPALPVETASILETSQHLKDVCRSPIHLFLFCKYVSKLTPEDFQKAATGTPVVRRVDLYRSFTLETLSADQAVAARWPISERRVFLRELAFHWHDKSISEWSLSELKLFATRSFGTMQPDQAQVEECANSIFNCSFFTRVGDRFRFSHKSFQEFLIAEALADEMKTGKFSKWETPMYNEVYFFGAELLRPTPEMLTAVFSSNLLRTQGNVLATMYNVPSPDVDSLIRKLALTSPYTTVRQVAVQALGFYRHKSRVALSLDEQAVGLTLDIQTALSAYRVEKNTIIRATLQLIMEWSKTQDVVLQSADRDALLTSIAEDSPLERKDAEDILDVRTDSRIIPLYRKAAMQLDHRWPSVIGGILLLGTIQDTDSRHDLEQVIKRSTSNEVRRAWQIVSQGWGQPSQKDSQQ, encoded by the coding sequence ATGATTCCCTATCCGAGTAGTTCTGTGTGGTACATCCGAGTCTCGTCGAAAGGCGAGAGCGGACAAGGTTCCGGTGTTGGCATTCGGTTGAAAAGGAAGTTACAGCCCGGTACGGAAGAAACATTCATTCTGACGTGTGCCCATGTGATTCGCCGCAAGGGTAAGAACGACCAGGAACTCGGTCCAAGGTATGAAAACCTTTGGGTGTATCCCGCTGGTTACGGCTATGAAGAAGCTGATGGGATTCCAGTTGAGCCAGTTACGTCAGTAATACCCCTGAAGACGTATTCTGGCAACACGTTCTACAATCAGCCGGTTGAGGATATTGAGACCGCGGACTGGGCACTGTTGGCTTTTACTGAGCTAAACTGGTCCCATTCGCGGACAAGTCATTCCTTAACTCGGCGCTGGCACCTGACAAATCTGGAGCTAGGAGACCAGTGCGTCATTTCCGGCTATCCAGAGGGAGAAGCCGGGTTCGCGGGTCACAACAATGGAAACGACAACATTGTCCGACCTAAGCCAGGCTATGCGCTACAGACGATCGAAAAGGTTGTTGACAACATCATCACGTTCGATGGAACTCATTCACGATCCGGGATGAGTGGCGGTGGAGTTTTTCGCAAGGATGGGGAGAATTACTCGCTGTGTGGCCTTCATCGAGCACGGCATGACGAGAGTCTGCAACTCAAAGCAGTATCGATCCAAAGTATATTGCTTCGCTTGAATGAGTTGGGTTATGAACCAGTTGAGGTACCCGCCCCCAAAAGCGAGGCGTCTTGGTACTGGGCGATCTGGCAGTATCTGAACAATGCGCCAGAACTCTTTGCTAAACTGCAGATTGCTAAAGGCTTCGTCACGCCCTCAGCCTATGTCGGCAGAGTAGTCGAAGACGGCGTGTTTCGGCAAAAAATCATCGAGTGGTTCACGAAGATACTCTGCGTTCCAGTTGAGAATCATTCGACGACTCTGCTGCTTGGGGGATATGGAAGCGGGAAAAGCAGCGTGCTGCATGTCTTGGGGCGTGACATGGCTCAAAACGCCTTAAGTGACTATCCCGAGAAGCCAATCCCAATCTACTGCCGCCTGGACGCCTGTAGGGGCAAGACATCACTCGCTGAGGGGGTGGCTGCGTTTTTGGCGCGCTACAGTGTCAACATATCGCCTGCATCGGTGAGCGAACTGTTCAACGACCCAGATCATCAAGTGGTATTGCTGCTTGATGGACTCGACGAGTATTGCGATCGCGTTGACTATCAGCGTGTCTCACAGATTCTGGCTATGCTGGACGAGGCACGCGGGCTGTCGGCTCTGCAACTGGTGATTTCCTGTCGCGACACGTTCTTCCCGTCAGCTGACGACATTGCAATTGTTCACCCGGACACCATCGTCAAGCTGGCCCAATTCTCCGATGAACAAGTTTCGGAATATCTACAACTTTGGCAACCTGCACTGCCAGTCGAGACGGCGAGCATTCTAGAGACTTCGCAGCATCTCAAAGATGTCTGCCGTTCGCCGATTCACCTCTTTTTGTTCTGCAAATACGTGTCGAAGCTCACTCCCGAAGACTTCCAAAAGGCAGCGACAGGGACGCCTGTTGTTCGCCGTGTTGACCTCTATCGATCGTTCACACTGGAGACGCTTTCAGCAGATCAAGCCGTTGCTGCTCGCTGGCCGATTTCCGAACGCCGTGTCTTCCTCCGCGAGTTGGCATTCCATTGGCACGACAAGTCCATCTCGGAATGGAGCTTGAGCGAGCTAAAATTGTTCGCAACACGTAGCTTCGGCACAATGCAGCCAGACCAAGCACAAGTCGAAGAATGCGCCAACAGTATCTTCAACTGTTCGTTTTTCACTCGAGTTGGCGATCGCTTTCGGTTCAGTCACAAATCCTTTCAGGAGTTCCTAATCGCAGAGGCATTGGCTGACGAGATGAAAACTGGGAAGTTCTCCAAGTGGGAGACTCCCATGTACAATGAAGTCTATTTCTTCGGTGCAGAGTTGCTTCGCCCGACACCAGAGATGTTGACCGCTGTCTTCTCAAGTAACCTCTTGCGTACACAGGGGAATGTGCTTGCGACGATGTATAATGTGCCCTCTCCCGATGTCGACAGCTTGATCAGAAAGCTGGCGTTGACCTCGCCTTATACAACGGTTCGTCAAGTCGCAGTGCAGGCTCTTGGATTCTATCGGCATAAGTCACGCGTTGCCCTCTCTCTAGATGAGCAGGCCGTGGGGCTTACTCTCGATATCCAAACTGCGTTGTCCGCGTATAGGGTCGAGAAAAACACAATTATTCGCGCCACACTGCAACTAATAATGGAATGGAGCAAGACTCAAGATGTCGTTCTTCAAAGTGCTGATCGAGACGCGCTACTGACGTCTATTGCTGAGGACAGCCCACTGGAGAGAAAGGACGCAGAGGACATACTCGACGTTCGAACAGATAGCCGGATCATTCCCCTCTATCGGAAGGCAGCGATGCAACTTGACCATCGTTGGCCATCGGTAATTGGAGGCATTCTGCTGCTCGGAACAATCCAGGATACTGATTCTCGCCATGACCTCGAACAAGTTATCAAGCGATCGACTTCCAACGAAGTACGCCGAGCATGGCAGATCGTATCGCAGGGTTGGGGCCAGCCAAGCCAAAAGGACTCACAACAATAA